The following are encoded together in the Candidatus Binatia bacterium genome:
- the mexE gene encoding MexE family multidrug efflux RND transporter periplasmic adaptor subunit, with amino-acid sequence MAPSRKDLPGGKEKARGRPRRLLLLFFYSASAIVACGPAHEPASRERPRREDLPPVRTVRARVRTIQPRIVLPASVVARRRSRIGAEVSGTIRKVRVWEGDPVEAGDVLFEIDPEPYRLAVEQAQAALDLARAERAQREADLRRAEELRKKGVLPPQELESLSTALAVSRARERQAAVALEAARDKLERTVVRAPYAGTVTGRFADEGTTALVQPQTIVVEIQETSELVALADVPEKHAGEIRPGDRVLVFLERRAEPVETAISRVNPAVDEASRTFRVRAPLPPGTEGAAAGSFARVEIFPRARPRSVLVPRESVRSRDGTPHVLVVREGKVEAVPVQLGMFSGDEVEIVRGIDPGTEVLAGEEARTIAEGMAVRALPEKGEKEP; translated from the coding sequence GTGGCACCTTCGCGGAAGGACTTGCCAGGAGGGAAGGAGAAGGCGAGAGGGCGGCCTCGCCGGCTGCTACTCCTGTTCTTTTATTCCGCTTCCGCGATCGTGGCCTGCGGGCCCGCCCACGAACCCGCGTCCCGCGAAAGGCCGCGGCGGGAGGATCTGCCGCCGGTCCGCACGGTCCGCGCGAGGGTGCGAACGATCCAGCCGCGGATCGTTCTTCCGGCGAGCGTGGTCGCCCGCCGCCGAAGTCGCATCGGTGCCGAGGTGAGCGGCACGATCCGGAAAGTTCGGGTATGGGAAGGCGATCCGGTGGAGGCCGGCGACGTGCTTTTCGAAATCGACCCGGAACCCTACCGGCTCGCCGTGGAACAAGCGCAGGCAGCGCTCGATCTCGCACGGGCGGAACGTGCCCAGCGCGAAGCCGACCTTCGGCGGGCCGAAGAACTCCGGAAGAAAGGCGTTCTCCCACCCCAGGAACTCGAAAGCCTCTCCACCGCGCTGGCCGTCTCCCGGGCACGCGAGCGGCAAGCCGCGGTGGCACTCGAAGCCGCACGGGACAAGCTCGAGCGCACGGTGGTTCGAGCTCCCTATGCGGGAACCGTCACGGGACGATTCGCCGACGAGGGGACGACGGCGCTCGTGCAGCCTCAGACGATCGTCGTGGAAATCCAGGAAACTTCCGAGCTCGTGGCCCTGGCGGACGTACCGGAAAAGCACGCCGGGGAGATCCGTCCCGGCGACCGGGTCCTCGTCTTTCTCGAGCGGCGCGCCGAGCCCGTCGAGACGGCCATTTCCCGCGTGAATCCGGCCGTCGACGAAGCTTCCCGAACCTTCCGCGTGCGAGCGCCCCTGCCCCCGGGAACCGAGGGCGCCGCGGCCGGCTCGTTCGCTCGCGTCGAGATCTTCCCGCGAGCAAGGCCGCGCTCCGTCCTCGTACCCCGCGAATCCGTGCGGTCTCGGGACGGAACTCCGCACGTGCTCGTGGTGCGCGAGGGCAAGGTGGAAGCGGTTCCGGTGCAACTCGGGATGTTTTCGGGAGACGAGGTGGAGATCGTCCGGGGGATCGACCCGGGAACGGAGGTCCTCGCCGGAGAAGAAGCACGCACGATCGCCGAGGGGATGGCCGTCCGTGCCTTGCCCGAAAAGGGGGAGAAGGAGCCTTGA